A genome region from Macaca nemestrina isolate mMacNem1 chromosome 20, mMacNem.hap1, whole genome shotgun sequence includes the following:
- the LOC105496972 gene encoding dynein axonemal assembly factor 3 → MTTPAGSGRGFGSVSWWGLSPALDLQAESPPVDPDSQADTVHSTPELDVLLLGSVDGRHLLRTLSRAKLWPRRRFNFFVLENNLEAVARHMLIFSLALEDPEKMGLQERSETFLEVWGNALLRPPVAAFVRAQADLLAHLVPEPDRLEEQLPWLSLRALKFRERDALEAVFRFWAGGEKGPEAFPMSRLWDLRLRHYLGSRYDARRGVSDWDLRMKLHDRGAQVIHTQEFRRWRDTGVAFELRDSSAYHVPNRTLASGRLLSYRGERVAARGYWGDIATGPFVAFGIEADDESLLRTSNGQPVKVRGEAGTGVQTSCSLLSQDPDSSVAAPPPSVSGFPEPPPPSAESRLVLGPHCRVVHLLSPELGACVAPGGNLIVELARYLVDVRQEQLQGFNTQVRERAQAAGFAPQTGARPSETFARFCKSQDSALGSTDPAVEPGTPSLDVLAQPLEASSPAPEGLTQPLQGGTPHWEPCQLPSESPGSLSEVLAQPQGALALSNCESDSNTGV, encoded by the exons ATGACCACACCTGCCGGCTCCGGCAGGGGCTTCGGCTCCGTGTCCTGGTGGGGCCTGTCCCCGGCGCTGGACCTGCAGGCTGAAA GTCCTCCTGTGGACCCAGATTCCCAGGCCGATACGGTGCACAGCACCCCCGAGCTAGACGTGCTGCTTCTGGGCTCTGTGGATGGACGGCACCTGCTGCGGACGCTGTCCCGAGCGAAGCTCTGGCCTCGCAGGAGGTTCAAC TTCTTTGTGCTGGAGAATAATCTGGAAGCTGTGGCCCGACACATGTTGATCTTCAGCTTAGCCCTAGAGGATCCAGAGAAGATGGGGCTGCAAG AGCGGAGCGAGACCTTCCTGGAGGTGTGGGGGAACGCGCTGCTGCGCCCGCCGGTGGCCGCCTTCGTGCGCGCCCAGGCCGACCTGCTGGCTCACCTGGTCCCCGAGCCCGACCGCCTGGAGGAGCAGCTGCCCTGGCTCAGCCTCCGAGCCCTCAAG TTCCGCGAGCGGGACGCCCTGGAGGCCGTGTTCCGCTTCTGGGCGGGCGGCGAGAAAGGGCCGGAGGCCTTCCCCATGAGCCGCCTCTGGGACTTGCGGCTGCGCCACTACCTGGGCTCCCGCTACGACGCCCGGCGCGGTGTCAGCGACTGGGACCTGCGCATGAAGCTGCATGACCGCGGG gcccaAGTCATTCACACCCAGGAGTTCCGACGCTGGCGGGACACAGGCGTCGCCTTTGAACTCAGGGACTCCAGCGCCTATCACGTGCCCAACCGGACCCTGGCGTCGGGTCGCCTCCTGAGCTAC CGCGGGGAGCGCGTGGCAGCGCGCGGGTACTGGGGGGACATCGCCACAGGGCCCTTCGTGGCCTTCGGCATCGAAGCCGACGACGAGAGCCTTCTGCGGACCAGCAACGGACAGCCGGTCAAGGTGCGCGGCGAGGCTGGgactgggg TCCAGACCTCCTGCTCCCTTCTTTCCCAGGACCCAGACTCCAGTGttgcagcccctcctccctcagtgtCTGGGTTCCCAgagccccctcctccctcagctgaGTCTCGGCTTGTCCTTGGTCCTCACTGCAGGGTGGTCCATCTTCTCAGCCCCGAGCTTGGGGCCTGTGTGGCACCTGGAGGGAACCTGATTGTGGAATTAGCCCG GTACCTGGTGGACGTGCGGCAGGAGCAGCTGCAGGGATTCAACACCCAGGTCCGGGAGCGAGCTCAGGCAGCGGGATTTGCTCCACAGACCGGGGCCAGGCCCTCAGAGACCTTCGCACGTTTCTGCAAGTCCCAGGACTCGGCTCTGGGCAGCACTGACCCAGCTGTGGAACCCGGAACTCCATCCCTTGACGTCCTGGCCCAGCCTCTTGAAGCCAGCAGCCCAGCCCCTGAGGGCCTGACCCAGCCTCTGCAGGGCGGGACCCCACACTGGGAGCCCTGCCAGCTGCCCTCTGAGTCTCCAGGTTCACTCTCAGAGGTTCTGGCTCAGCCCCAAGGGGCTTTGGCTCTGTCCAACTGTGAGTCAGACTCCAACACTGGAGTCTGA
- the LOC105496971 gene encoding synaptotagmin-5 isoform X1 — MFPEPPTPGPPSPDTPPDSSRISHSPVPPWALATIVLVSSLLVLSCCFCLYRKRCRRRTGKKSQAQAQVHLQEVKGLGQSYIDKVQPEVEELEPAPSGPGQQVADKHELGRLQYSLDYDFQSGQLLVGILQAEGLAALDLGGSSDPYVRVYLLPDKRRRYETKVHRQTLNPHFGETFAFKVPYVELGGRVLVMAVYDFDRFSRNDAIGEVRVPMSSVDLGRPVQTWRELQAAPREEQEKLGDICFSLRYVPTAGKLTVIVLEAKNLKKMDVGGLSDPYVKVHLLQGGKKVRKKKTTIKKNTLNPYYNEAFSFEVPCDQVQKVQVELTVLDYDKLGKNEAIGRVAVGAAAGGAGLRHWADMLANPRRPIAQWHSLRPPDRVRLLPAP, encoded by the exons ATGTTCCCGGAGCCCCCAACCCCGGGGCCTCCATCGCCCGACACGCCTCCCGACTCCAGTCGCATCAGCCACAGCCCCG TGCCCCCCTGGGCCCTGGCCACCATCGTGCTGGTCTCAAGCCTCCTCGTCTTGAGCTGCTGTTTCTGTCTCTACCGGAAGCGCTGTCGGAGGCGGACGGGCAAGAAGAGCCAGGCCCAAGCCCAGGTCCACCTTCAGGAAGTGAAGGGGCTGGGCCAGAGTTACATAGACAAG GTGCAGCCAGAAGTGGAGGAGCTGGAGCCAGCACCATCCGGGCCAGGGCAGCAGGTGGCAGACAAGCATGAGCTAGGACGACTGCAGTACTCCCTGGATTATGACTTCCAGAGTGGCCAG CTGCTGGTGGGCATTCTGCAAGCAGAGGGATTGGCAGCCTTGGATCTGGGTGGCTCCTCGGACCCCTACGTGCGGGTCTACCTGCTGCCGGACAAACGGAGGCGGTACGAGACCAAGGTGCATCGGCAGACGCTGAACCCTCACTTTGGGGAGACCTTTGCCTTCAAG GTCCCCTACGTGGAGCTGGGGGGCAGGGTGCTGGTCATGGCGGTGTACGACTTCGACCGCTTCTCTCGCAACGACGCCATCGGGGAGGTGCGGGTCCCCATGAGCTCCGTGGACCTGGGGCGGCCGGTGCAGACCTGGCGGGAGCTGCAGGCTGCTCCGCGGGAGGAG CAGGAGAAACTTGGGGACATCTGCTTCTCCCTCCGCTATGTCCCCACGGCCGGGAAACTCACCGTCATCGTCCTGGAGGCTAAAAACCTGAAGAAGATGGACGTAGGAGGACTGTCAG aTCCATACGTTAAGGTCCACCTGCTTCAGGGCGGCAAAAAGGTGCGGAAGAAGAAAACCACCATCAAGAAGAACACTCTGAACCCCTATTACAACGAAGCTTTCAGCTTCGAGGTGCCCTGTGACCAAGTCCAG AAGGTGCAGGTGGAGCTGACCGTGCTGGACTACGACAAGCTGGGCAAGAACGAGGCCATCGGGAGGGTGGCCGTGGGGGCGGCCGCCGGCGGGGCTGGCCTGCGCCACTGGGCGGACATGCTGGCCAACCCGCGGCGGCCCATTGCCCAGTGGCACTCGCTGCGGCCGCCGGACCGAGTGAGGCTGCTGCCTGCGCCCTGA
- the LOC105496971 gene encoding synaptotagmin-5 isoform X2, translating into MFPEPPTPGPPSPDTPPDSSRISHSPVPPWALATIVLVSSLLVLSCCFCLYRKRCRRRTGKKSQAQAQVHLQEVKGLGQSYIDKVQPEVEELEPAPSGPGQQVADKHELGRLQYSLDYDFQSGQLLVGILQAEGLAALDLGGSSDPYVRVYLLPDKRRRYETKVHRQTLNPHFGETFAFKVPYVELGGRVLVMAVYDFDRFSRNDAIGEVRVPMSSVDLGRPVQTWRELQAAPREEEKLGDICFSLRYVPTAGKLTVIVLEAKNLKKMDVGGLSDPYVKVHLLQGGKKVRKKKTTIKKNTLNPYYNEAFSFEVPCDQVQKVQVELTVLDYDKLGKNEAIGRVAVGAAAGGAGLRHWADMLANPRRPIAQWHSLRPPDRVRLLPAP; encoded by the exons ATGTTCCCGGAGCCCCCAACCCCGGGGCCTCCATCGCCCGACACGCCTCCCGACTCCAGTCGCATCAGCCACAGCCCCG TGCCCCCCTGGGCCCTGGCCACCATCGTGCTGGTCTCAAGCCTCCTCGTCTTGAGCTGCTGTTTCTGTCTCTACCGGAAGCGCTGTCGGAGGCGGACGGGCAAGAAGAGCCAGGCCCAAGCCCAGGTCCACCTTCAGGAAGTGAAGGGGCTGGGCCAGAGTTACATAGACAAG GTGCAGCCAGAAGTGGAGGAGCTGGAGCCAGCACCATCCGGGCCAGGGCAGCAGGTGGCAGACAAGCATGAGCTAGGACGACTGCAGTACTCCCTGGATTATGACTTCCAGAGTGGCCAG CTGCTGGTGGGCATTCTGCAAGCAGAGGGATTGGCAGCCTTGGATCTGGGTGGCTCCTCGGACCCCTACGTGCGGGTCTACCTGCTGCCGGACAAACGGAGGCGGTACGAGACCAAGGTGCATCGGCAGACGCTGAACCCTCACTTTGGGGAGACCTTTGCCTTCAAG GTCCCCTACGTGGAGCTGGGGGGCAGGGTGCTGGTCATGGCGGTGTACGACTTCGACCGCTTCTCTCGCAACGACGCCATCGGGGAGGTGCGGGTCCCCATGAGCTCCGTGGACCTGGGGCGGCCGGTGCAGACCTGGCGGGAGCTGCAGGCTGCTCCGCGGGAGGAG GAGAAACTTGGGGACATCTGCTTCTCCCTCCGCTATGTCCCCACGGCCGGGAAACTCACCGTCATCGTCCTGGAGGCTAAAAACCTGAAGAAGATGGACGTAGGAGGACTGTCAG aTCCATACGTTAAGGTCCACCTGCTTCAGGGCGGCAAAAAGGTGCGGAAGAAGAAAACCACCATCAAGAAGAACACTCTGAACCCCTATTACAACGAAGCTTTCAGCTTCGAGGTGCCCTGTGACCAAGTCCAG AAGGTGCAGGTGGAGCTGACCGTGCTGGACTACGACAAGCTGGGCAAGAACGAGGCCATCGGGAGGGTGGCCGTGGGGGCGGCCGCCGGCGGGGCTGGCCTGCGCCACTGGGCGGACATGCTGGCCAACCCGCGGCGGCCCATTGCCCAGTGGCACTCGCTGCGGCCGCCGGACCGAGTGAGGCTGCTGCCTGCGCCCTGA
- the LOC105496971 gene encoding synaptotagmin-5 isoform X3, giving the protein MRGETNRPRRMRGAQHRHRAAPDPPSSKTGEREEGTCIAAPRTRCGGSSRLWPLGPQAAPPHLAGPQDPSRALGGFPGTSGPRSEPAPPGLRVCASAPPVVLATDRCPGNQLCSHPAREEPGCCSGQRGPLVPTPAFARFRFRPCGGARTRQKSAGCLWGRGGRGYPFGIQLGPGHPPLKRREAETTTPSMTRGGCPVSARLFVHGPHGSWSSLLCVGFNGRLGWEWGTRVLECLCRKDSRNPPPCSRSPQPRGLHRPTRLPTPVASATAPVQPEVEELEPAPSGPGQQVADKHELGRLQYSLDYDFQSGQLLVGILQAEGLAALDLGGSSDPYVRVYLLPDKRRRYETKVHRQTLNPHFGETFAFKVPYVELGGRVLVMAVYDFDRFSRNDAIGEVRVPMSSVDLGRPVQTWRELQAAPREEEKLGDICFSLRYVPTAGKLTVIVLEAKNLKKMDVGGLSDPYVKVHLLQGGKKVRKKKTTIKKNTLNPYYNEAFSFEVPCDQVQKVQVELTVLDYDKLGKNEAIGRVAVGAAAGGAGLRHWADMLANPRRPIAQWHSLRPPDRVRLLPAP; this is encoded by the exons ATGCGTGGAGAGACCAACAGGCCAAGAAGGATGAGGGGGGCTCAGCACAGGCACCGGGCAGCCCCCGACCCGCCCTCCAGCAAAactggggagagggaagagggaaccTGCATCGCAGCTCCCAGGACCAGGTGCGGAGGGAGCAGTCGGCTGTGGCCGCTCGGACCACAGGCTGCCCCTCCCCACCTCGCGGGACCTCAGGATCCCAGTCGGGCTCTCGGGGGGTTCCCAGGCACCAGTGGGCCCCGGAGCGAGCCTGCCCCGCCGGGACTCCGCGTCTGTGCGTCAGCCCCGCCCGTTGTCCTGGCAACAGACCGTTGCCCGGGCAACCAGCTTTGCTCCCACCCCGCTCGAGAGGAGCCAGGCTGTTGCTCTGGGCAACGCGGTCCGCTGGTTCCCACGCCTGCCTTCGCCCGCTTCCGGTTCAGGCCCTGCGGAGGGGCGAGGACAAGGCAGAAGTCAGCGGGATGCCTGTGGGGCCGTGGAGGAAGAGGGTATCCCTTTGGGATTCAACTAGGTCCTGGACACCCCCCTCTCAAGCGCAGGGAGGCTGAAACTACAACTCCCAGCATGACTCGCGGTGGCTGTCCGGTTTCTGCGCGGCTGTTCGTGCATGGGCCTCATGGGAGTTGGAGTTCTTTGTTGTGCGTGGGGTTCAATGGACGTCTGGGGTGGGAATGGGGGACTAGGGTGCTTGAGTGCCTCTGCAGAAAAGACTCTAGGAACCCGCCACCATGTTCCCGGAGCCCCCAACCCCGGGGCCTCCATCGCCCGACACGCCTCCCGACTCCAGTCGCATCAGCCACAGCCCCG GTGCAGCCAGAAGTGGAGGAGCTGGAGCCAGCACCATCCGGGCCAGGGCAGCAGGTGGCAGACAAGCATGAGCTAGGACGACTGCAGTACTCCCTGGATTATGACTTCCAGAGTGGCCAG CTGCTGGTGGGCATTCTGCAAGCAGAGGGATTGGCAGCCTTGGATCTGGGTGGCTCCTCGGACCCCTACGTGCGGGTCTACCTGCTGCCGGACAAACGGAGGCGGTACGAGACCAAGGTGCATCGGCAGACGCTGAACCCTCACTTTGGGGAGACCTTTGCCTTCAAG GTCCCCTACGTGGAGCTGGGGGGCAGGGTGCTGGTCATGGCGGTGTACGACTTCGACCGCTTCTCTCGCAACGACGCCATCGGGGAGGTGCGGGTCCCCATGAGCTCCGTGGACCTGGGGCGGCCGGTGCAGACCTGGCGGGAGCTGCAGGCTGCTCCGCGGGAGGAG GAGAAACTTGGGGACATCTGCTTCTCCCTCCGCTATGTCCCCACGGCCGGGAAACTCACCGTCATCGTCCTGGAGGCTAAAAACCTGAAGAAGATGGACGTAGGAGGACTGTCAG aTCCATACGTTAAGGTCCACCTGCTTCAGGGCGGCAAAAAGGTGCGGAAGAAGAAAACCACCATCAAGAAGAACACTCTGAACCCCTATTACAACGAAGCTTTCAGCTTCGAGGTGCCCTGTGACCAAGTCCAG AAGGTGCAGGTGGAGCTGACCGTGCTGGACTACGACAAGCTGGGCAAGAACGAGGCCATCGGGAGGGTGGCCGTGGGGGCGGCCGCCGGCGGGGCTGGCCTGCGCCACTGGGCGGACATGCTGGCCAACCCGCGGCGGCCCATTGCCCAGTGGCACTCGCTGCGGCCGCCGGACCGAGTGAGGCTGCTGCCTGCGCCCTGA
- the LOC105496973 gene encoding troponin I, cardiac muscle encodes MADKSSDAAGEPRPAPAPIRRRSSNYRAYATEPHAKKKSKISASRKLQLKTLLLQIAKQELEREAEERRGEKGRALSTRCQPLELAGLGFAELQDLCRQLHARVDKVDEERYDIQAKVTKNITEIADLTQKIFDLRGKFKRPTLRRVRISADAMMQALLGARAKESLDLRAHLKQVKKEDTEKENREVGDWRKNIDALSGMEGRKKKFEG; translated from the exons ATGGCGGATAA GAGCAGCGATGCG GCTGGGGAACCTCGCCCTGCACCAGCCCCAATCAGACGCCGCTCCTCCAACTACCGCGCTTACGCCACGGAGCCACACGCCAAG AAAAAATCTAAGATCTCCGCCTCGAGAAAATTGCAGCTGAAG ACCCTGCTGCTGCAGATTGCAAAGCAGGAGCTGGAGCGAGAGGCGGAGGAGCGGCGCGGAGAGAAGGGGCGCGCTCTGAGCACGCGCTGCCAGCCGCTGGAGTTGGCTGGGCTGGGCTTCGCGGAGCTGCAG GACTTGTGCCGACAGCTCCATGCCCGTGTGGACAAGGTGGATGAAGAGAGATATGACATACAGGCAAAAGTCACCAAGAACATCACAGAG ATCGCAGATCTGACCCAGAAGATCTTTGACCTTCGGGGCAAGTTTAAGCGGCCCACCCTGCGGAGAGTGAGGATCTCTGCAGATGCCATGATGCAGGCACTGCTGGGGGCCCGGGCTAAGGAGTCCCTGGACCTGCGGGCCCACCTCAAGCAGGTGAAGAAGGAGGACACCGAGAAG GAAAACCGGGAGGTGGGAGACTGGCGCAAGAACATCGATGCACTGAGTGGAATGGAGGGCCGCAAGAAAAAGTTTGAGGGCTGA